The genomic window GCGATAAATTAAAAGACAccagctcttggatttggaaaaagcTTTTACGTAGGAATAGAAGTAGTTAAACAACATTCTATCTGGGTTGTTAGATGTGGCATTAGAGTTATAATTTGGATTGATCGTAGGGTTTTTTTGGCTTAACACACCACCCACTCCTGTTGAGGGAGTTACTAATCATAGGGATTATTTGTACGTTAGTGATTTTTTGGTAGAGAATACGAGATAATGGAACGTTATTTTGATCTCGGTCATGGCACACGGCCAAGGAAATTTGTGATATGACTTCCATCCATAGGAGAAGACACTTTAATCTGGATCCAGATATGAAAGGGAATTCACTGTTAAAAGTGCTTATCACACCCTTGGTAATATCAGGCCTGCTAGTGCTAGTGGTGATTCTGTAAATTACGTTCCCATTGAGGTTTGGATCATACGTGGAAGCTAAACATTTCTCATAGAGTTAATCAAGGATAAATTTGCTAGGTTCAAGAATGATATAGGAATCCATTGCAGTGTTTATAACTCTGAGTAAAAGGTtattgaccatcttttcatatctTGTCCTCGTGCAGTGGCATGAAGAAATGTTGCCATGATATTCCATTTGCCGCAAGCATATATTCAAGGTACTGTTAATTTGTATACCCATATATAGGTTAACAGGGGTATTATAGACCTTTAGTTTCATTGGAAATTGAAATCCGTTGGTAAAATACTCCTACCGTCTCCAATATAAAGACGCAGAAGTAAAATTCTTTAGTCACTGTAGATAGGTATAAAAACAATTCCAATATGATTTCTTCCATATTTACCCTTATTAAAGAGCATGATGTTAATAAACTTAGTTAATGCTTTCAGTAATTTACAAGAACAACTCCACTTTTCAATATAGTGGGATAAAAATTCTTAATAAATTGAAATTTTCCATATTTCCTAgataaatatattgaaattgatgaaaataaataagaaaacattaggaaaatttataaaaatcaaaatttttctTATTCTACGAGAATTCCACTTTTATACGGAAGACTGATGGAGTAGTAGTCAACTTAAATTTGTGTGTAATTAAGATAATGTTCCACTAATACCTTAACATTTTAATTAATGAGATAATAAAGGTAATCAAATTAATTACGATCTTCTCTCCTCCGTATCCTTCTCCCGTCCTTtgttttttatcttcttcttctccatttctATGATGCTgtaaattgtaaaccctaatcaCACTATTTCAAAATAATTTGATAGATTGTGAGAAGCACCAAAACCCCACGGATAcgcaattttatttttaatatgtgTAATTACCCTAATAGTTTGTGGTCCTCATTTTCCCCAAAATCGGTGAGATAAAGAAGGTGACGGTGACCGGGAAAATCATAGGACGCTGATACAAGATGATCAAGCATTCTTAGGGTAATCCAAAATCGATCTATGGTTTTTGAACAAATGATCTGAGTGGTTCTAGGTTCCAAATGACCTAAACAATCATGCGGTAAAATTTTTTGCGTGATTGTTAAGGTGGGATTTTGATTCTGAGAAAACTAATTTGATTTTTCTCGTCAATTGTATTGTCATACATGTTCTTGTCACGTGTGTTATTCTTCTTTATCTGTATAAAACTCTTATGTTATTTTCCTGTCTCCGTAAGAAAAACACAACATCAATACAATATCTTTTAGTTTCTTATTAGTCTTCACATGGTATCATTCTGTTACGATCCATTCCAAAAttaatcaaccaaaaaaaaattctgatATGTTTTCCTATTATCTTTTCAATATCAATCAGATCCTCAACACCAAATTTTCAATATCTTTCTTAAtatttttacaaaccctaatttcatctggTGTTTCATCAATTGATTTGTGTTCTTGATTAATTTTTCATCAAAATTCATTTGCTATTCGTCTTCTATGCCTACACAAACCAGACAAATGTCAAATCAAACTCAGAATTTCCCTAATTCTTCCGCTACTACTGATTCTCTatattttactttacttttcaaCAATATCTCAAATTTTGTTTCTCATAAATTAGATTCTACCAATTTTTTGCTTTGGAGAGATCAATTCGAGTCGATCTTGATATCGACTGTTTTGTATGGATATGTTAATGGAGAAGTACAAGAACCCCCTGCTACAATTATATCTTATGGAGCAATGATTAATCCTAACCATAGGTGGCCGTTATGGAGAAAGATTGATCGGTTCGTTGTAAGTTGTCTAAAAGCTACTCTCATTCCAACTATCTCAGGCGATGTTCTTGGTCTTTTATCTGCTAGCGAGATCTGGAATTTTCTTGAAACTAGTTTCATAAGCCAATGTGTAGCTAGGAAAAGTTTATTACGTAATCAGTTGAATAATCTTAAAATAGGTAATCAATATATTATTCTCTATCTTCAATCAGTTACGTCAATTGTTGATTCCCTAGCTGCTATAGGAGAAAGAGTAAGTGAGTCTGATCTTATGATGAGTATCTTGAATGGCCTAGGAAGGGATTATGACAATTTTTTCATATCTACCTACAATAGAGAAGTTCTTCATACCTTTCCTGAGACTAAGGATAGACTGTTGAATCATGAGTAACGGATTGAACAATATGATCCGTCAAGtcaatttgattttcaaaatgcatCAGCTTTTTATGGTAGAAATGTTCAAAATGGTAAAGCTTTTGGTGGCAATAGGAATAAGAATAAAGGATTTAAGTCACAAAGTCAGTTCAATAATAATACTTCTCATAATGGTTCTGGTTCACATTCACATACTTCTGGTGATAACTCTGGAGATGGGAATAGAAGAAATACTATGGATTTTTCTCAGGTGGAATCCCAAATTTGTCACAAAAATGGTCACTTTGCAAGCAGATGTTTCTTTAGATATTCACCACCAAAGACAGTTGCTCCTACTGCTAATGTTGTTATTCAAGTTCAACGAGATATCTCAGTTGATCAACTCCAACAAGGCTTTTAGAGATTTCAAGTGAATGATGCTTCCATTTTTAGTGATCCAAGTACTTCTATGCATTGGTTATCTGATTCGGGGCTACAACGTATATGACTGGGGATTCTTCTAATCTACAACGTACTTCTTCATGCAACAACAAGGTGAGAGTGGTCGTAGGAAACAGTGAGTTATTACCCATATCTCTTTTACTGGTAGTACAAATTTACAAACCGCTGACACTAGGTTTACATTAAACAATGTTCTTTTAGTACCTGAACTGAAACATAATTTAATGTCAGTTGGTTAATTTACTAAATATAATTGGTGCTACTTTGTACTAGATCCTTTTGGCTATGAGATTAGAAATATGCATGACGATATTCTTTTGGTTCATGGTAATATAGTTAATAATCTATATCCTATTGCTCATTTACCAAATTCAATGTCTTCTACTTCTTTTGCTTTTACTACCTCTTTATATGCTTCAACAAATTCTTGGCATAGTCGTCTAGGTCATCCTTCCAAGAAAATTGTTAAATTTTTGCAGTCCACTAATCAAATTTCTCTTTCAAATGGTAGTTTTGATAAATAGTGTCATCCTTGCCAGTTAGGAAAAAGTTCtaaatttcctttttcttcttcggAACCTCATGCTTTATCTCCTTTATCTCTCATTCATTGTGATGTTTGGGTCCCTTCACCAGTTGATTCCTTGGATGATTTTCGTTATTACCTCGTTTGTTGATGACTTCAGCAtatttcattggatttatccaatgaaaCTAAAGTCAGATGAAATACAATGCTTCTCACATTTTAAAAATCTAACTGAAAATCAGTTTTCCATAAAATTTCTTCAATTTCAAACTGATGGTGCCTCTGAACAGGTTAAAGGACCAttcaaaagttttatttattaTGTTGGTATTTTTTTACGCATTTCCTGTCCCAAGACACCGAAACAAAATGGTTTAGCTGAGCGAAAGCATCGTCACATAACATAAATGGGTAATACTCTTTTGATAACAACTTCTTGTCCCAAGTCTTATTGGTGTGATACTTTTCTTACAGCTACCTATTTGGTTTATCTACTCTTATAGTGTTTGGTACTGTTTGTTTTCCATATTTTGGTCATTCTAGGCTTAATAAATTATCTCCCAAATCAGTAAAGTGCATTTTTCTTGGGTATGGTTCCTTATGTAAGGACCCTTAATctcgtcaacactattagaccagtcaagagacgtgtTACCCGATAATAATCCGAATAGTTTAACaggaacgttaattaatagaaattaatctaaaaacgatCTACATACAAAACTGGTACTGTTAGATAGAACTCGaaagttatgcgagatggactactcgaacgtgtcattcagatattagacgaagaagatatcatcaaattAGTAGAAAGGGTAAAATAGTTATTTCATCGATGTACTTATGCCTCCCTTGTCCAAGCAAGTGGTTGACCAAGATTTCTTACGTTTATCCAGTAGAGTTCtttactttcttcttctttcctcatttctcttttctattctttctttctttttcttcttcttttctccggCGATTCAGAGATGAAATCTCTGTCGAAGAACCTCACCGAAAATTAGTAAAACCAATTAATTGAGTGCGGTATTGATGAGTTAATAGTTTGGGTTTAGTTAGAAACTTCGATTGAGTTGAAGAGAGGCGATCTGTGAAGAAGTTAGGGTTCTGATAGATTGGTGAAGGATTGAGTTGAGTTAATAATTGAAGATCAGGATGTGAAGAATAAGGTTATAGTTGTATTTTGAAGATTGTCTATAAGAAGAAGAGTAGTTGAGGAATCTGGGATTAGGGTTCTGttcttgagaattttggataaGGAGAAATTAGAAGATGAAATTAAGGTGTTAAGGGAAAGACTGGAGATTAGTTTGTCATGAATTAGGTTTAAGACTGAAGAATTACTTGAGTTTGTTGGTTAGGGCTCGGGAACTAGTGAATTGAGGTATTTCTGAAGTTAAGGTTGATAAATTGGATCTCATGAAGAACTGGGGTTTGATTTCCGTATCAAGAAGGTGATGGAATTATTATTGGTGCTGATTCAGTAGACCTATCATGAGGTAATTGTCTTCTCTAAGTTGATTCAGTAAAGTCTTTCATTTCCATTGGTTATGTATATGTGATTGTCAATGGAATTGTGTTTGCAAGGTGAGTATGAAGCGAGTTTTGGTTGTGATCTTAATATATTGACTTCATAATTTTTCGTCGGCTACAATCTCTTCGTCCTCTGTTTTTAATGTCTCATGTAAGTTCTCTGCTTCAGAAATTTGCAGCTCCAGGTGGCCACTCCACCACGGAAGCACCACCACCTAATTTGTGCGGGTAACTCTTACATACCTTGTAGCAGTACCACTGCACCAGTAACAATATTATGCTATAATCCTTTTATTTGTTTtgccaaaataaaaaattatagaaTATAAGATTTAATTTCGAAAAATGTTACCAGTTCCAGGGCTAGTTTACATTTTAATTTTTCAGCAAAATATTTCATTTGCTTTCAAAAGATTCAAAGGAACCTACTGTGAAAATTTTAATGTTCAGAGGAAATCTGGCGACAAGATGAAACCAGCAGCAGCCGAAAAAAGAAACTACTACAGGGAAGCATAGAGAAgattgtaggagtgaaatatcgcagattcattatgtatgcgaagtaaAGGTAATGAAATATGAGCGAAGATCATCGCATATAGTAAAATGGAGATGACGTATTTGTTGATGTCAgcataatcacgagtaaagtgtgaagatctgtgcgaagtgTAGAGTGTGCGATCATGAATGAACGTACATGAGCGATTGcaacgcacagtgattccgaaaataaaggatctatcagctgttatccactatgtaagtatcctatataaagggaagggcTGTCATGTAATGGGGATCACTTAacgtgtgttagacaagaaatatTTAACCAAAGTCCAAATATTTACGTTTTGATATGAAACTCGGAAAGCTAGTTTCCAACTTTTGGAATAGTTTTTCCTTCCCAATCGGGAATCCGAGTCCCTTTCTTAATCCACTCCATTCCGAGCCCTATAAATAAACATAGTAAAGATTTAGATTGATGAATCAattcaaaaggaaaaagatgaaGCAAACACAGAAGAGCGGACGTGATCATCAAGGGATGAAGTACGGAATGAATCTTATTGGGAAAAAGATGAAGCAAACACAGAAGAGCGGATGCGATCAGCAAGGGAGGAAGTACGTGATGGATcttgaattttttgaattttgcaaGAAGAAACTAGAACGTCCTATAGAGCGGTTATCATCAATGGATCTTGAATTTGGCAGAAACAAAGATGAGAAACTAATAACGCATAGCCAGAAACCCGAAAAACTCTTTGACGGAAAATACTTGTTGGTTTGTGAAATTGGCAGAGGCGCATTCGGGATTGTCTACTACTGTATAGATAAAAACACTAAACGAGCTTTTGCCTGTAAATATATTCCAAAAAAACCTAAACATCCAAGTGCTGttcatgagatatcaatcatgGCTAATATCCGTCATCCAAATGTTGTTACTCTAAAAGAGAGTCGTGTAGACGAGGAATCAACACAGATTGTAATGGAGCTGTGCGAAGGAGGTGATCTTTTGAATCGAATGGTCGAAAGAGGTCTTTCTACTCCATGGGTGGTCAAAAAAAGTCTTTTTAGTGAACCAATAGCTGCGCATGTTTTGAAATCCATTATGCAAGTGGTCAAGGAGTTTCACGAACACGGAATTATGCTTAGAGACTTAAATCCGAGAAATTTCGTATTCGTTGATAACAGAGACTCTTCTGCTCTTAAAGCCATTGATTTTGGACTTTCGATTGGTTTTAAACCGGGCCAGAGATTTTCATATAGACCTGCATGTACTCATTTTCTGGCCCCTGAGGTTTTGATACAGAATTACGGACCAGAAGCTGATATATGGAGTGCAGGAGTGATTATGTATATCATGTTAGGTGGGCGATATCCATTTTTTGCAAAAGATGAGAAGAGTCTTGAGGCCCAAATTAAATATGGGTTCGTAGATAGGATAACGAATCCATGGCCAAGGGTTTCCGACAGCGCCAAGAATCTTATTAGAAATATGTTAGAGGTTGATGCTAGTAAGCGTTTCACTGCTCAGCAAGTTCTTAATCATCCATGGTTACTGGTGAATGCGAAGAAAAATCCAACTAGCTGATTTAAGCTCTGTAGCCATGAAGGAACAGTGAAGTTAAAAGAACGGAATCAGATGCGTAATTTCATAGATTCGTAGTATCGCTTTTAATATGGACtagtttagtttgtttt from Papaver somniferum cultivar HN1 unplaced genomic scaffold, ASM357369v1 unplaced-scaffold_80, whole genome shotgun sequence includes these protein-coding regions:
- the LOC113345071 gene encoding calcium-dependent protein kinase 32-like, producing the protein MNQFKRKKMKQTQKSGRDHQGMKYGMNLIGKKMKQTQKSGCDQQGRKYVMDLEFFEFCKKKLERPIERLSSMDLEFGRNKDEKLITHSQKPEKLFDGKYLLVCEIGRGAFGIVYYCIDKNTKRAFACKYIPKKPKHPSAVHEISIMANIRHPNVVTLKESRVDEESTQIVMELCEGGDLLNRMVERGLSTPWVVKKSLFSEPIAAHVLKSIMQVVKEFHEHGIMLRDLNPRNFVFVDNRDSSALKAIDFGLSIGFKPGQRFSYRPACTHFLAPEVLIQNYGPEADIWSAGVIMYIMLGGRYPFFAKDEKSLEAQIKYGFVDRITNPWPRVSDSAKNLIRNMLEVDASKRFTAQQVLNHPWLLVNAKKNPTS